The Nitrospinota bacterium genome includes a region encoding these proteins:
- a CDS encoding arginine--tRNA ligase, with translation MKQTVLKIVEKAYRETAAAEGWNEAPSFFEITTPKEEKFGDFSCNAAMILASKLKTSPRAIAEKLKERIAKDDTLSAVSIAGPGFINMTVKPEVWVESLDEIFRNPVSYGNADLGKGAKVMVEFVSANPTGPLHIGHGRGAAFGDSLARILTKAGYDVHKEYYINDVGLQMDNLGNSTLERARELLEKPFGEPAYKGEYMKDVARGFLDKYGGKVLDEPQAEALPKARKYAAETIMEDIRKDLADFRVGFDEWFSEEELHKRGEVAALIELLLKNGAIYENEGALWLKTDIAGDDKDRVVRRANGPTTYLAADIAYHKNKLDRGFHTMVDIWGADHHGYVPRLKAVVAALGADPERLVARLVQIVNLKRGGELVAMSTRSGVFTTLREILDEVGVDATRFFFLMRSTDSQMEFDVDLAKKHSDENPVYYIQYAHARCANIFTTAKERGVEMVPFGQVDKSQLAGEDELRLIRKLAGFPDVVAGCAEAYHVHPIPQYLLDLAGLFHSFYKHHRVVTENVPLSQARLKLVEAVKTVIGNGLELLGVEAPERM, from the coding sequence ATGAAGCAGACAGTATTGAAGATAGTGGAGAAGGCGTACCGGGAGACCGCGGCCGCCGAAGGGTGGAACGAGGCTCCCTCGTTTTTCGAGATAACCACGCCCAAAGAGGAAAAATTCGGCGATTTTTCGTGCAACGCCGCCATGATCCTGGCCTCCAAACTGAAGACCTCGCCGCGCGCCATCGCCGAAAAACTCAAAGAGCGCATCGCAAAGGACGACACCCTCTCCGCTGTGTCCATTGCGGGGCCGGGATTTATCAATATGACGGTAAAGCCGGAAGTCTGGGTGGAGTCGCTGGACGAAATTTTTAGAAATCCCGTCTCTTACGGCAATGCCGATCTTGGCAAAGGGGCCAAGGTGATGGTGGAGTTCGTTTCCGCCAACCCCACCGGGCCTTTGCATATCGGACATGGGCGCGGGGCAGCCTTTGGCGACAGCCTGGCGCGCATACTCACCAAGGCCGGTTACGACGTGCACAAAGAGTATTACATAAACGACGTCGGGCTCCAGATGGACAACCTGGGCAATTCCACGCTGGAACGGGCCAGGGAGCTATTGGAAAAGCCTTTCGGCGAGCCGGCCTACAAGGGCGAGTACATGAAAGATGTGGCCCGGGGATTTCTGGACAAATACGGCGGCAAGGTGCTTGACGAGCCGCAGGCCGAAGCGCTGCCAAAGGCCCGCAAATACGCGGCGGAAACGATAATGGAGGATATCCGCAAGGACCTTGCTGATTTCCGCGTGGGGTTTGACGAGTGGTTCTCCGAAGAAGAACTTCACAAGCGGGGGGAGGTGGCGGCGCTCATCGAGCTTCTGTTGAAAAACGGGGCCATATACGAAAACGAAGGCGCCCTTTGGCTGAAGACCGACATAGCCGGCGACGACAAGGACCGGGTGGTGCGGCGTGCAAACGGGCCCACCACCTATCTGGCGGCGGACATCGCATACCACAAGAACAAGCTGGACCGTGGCTTTCATACCATGGTGGACATCTGGGGGGCGGACCATCACGGATACGTCCCCCGGCTCAAGGCTGTGGTGGCGGCCCTGGGGGCCGATCCGGAAAGGCTTGTGGCCAGGCTCGTGCAGATCGTGAACCTGAAGCGCGGGGGGGAGCTTGTGGCCATGTCCACACGCAGCGGGGTGTTCACCACGTTACGGGAAATCCTCGACGAGGTTGGAGTGGACGCCACGCGCTTTTTCTTCCTTATGCGCTCGACGGACAGCCAGATGGAGTTTGACGTGGACCTGGCGAAAAAACACAGCGACGAAAACCCGGTGTATTACATCCAGTACGCCCACGCCAGGTGCGCCAATATTTTCACCACCGCAAAAGAACGCGGAGTGGAAATGGTCCCCTTCGGGCAGGTGGACAAAAGCCAGCTTGCCGGGGAAGATGAATTGAGGCTGATAAGGAAGCTTGCCGGTTTCCCGGACGTGGTGGCCGGATGCGCGGAGGCGTACCACGTGCACCCGATTCCCCAATATCTGCTGGACCTGGCGGGGCTGTTCCATTCTTTCTATAAGCATCACAGGGTTGTGACGGAGAACGTCCCCCTTTCGCAGGCCAGGCTTAAACTTGTGGAGGCTGTGAAAACAGTGATAGGAAACGGTCTTGAATTGCTGGGCGTGGAAGCCCCGGAACGGATGTGA